One genomic segment of Brassica napus cultivar Da-Ae chromosome A3, Da-Ae, whole genome shotgun sequence includes these proteins:
- the LOC111211020 gene encoding glutamate decarboxylase 1-like: MVLSHAASDSDVSVHSTFASRYVRTSLPRFKMPENSIPKEAAYQIINDELMLDGNPRLNLASFVTTWMEPECDKLIMASINKNYVDMDEYPVTTELQNRCVNMIAHLFNAPLGETETAVGVGTVGSSEAIMLAGLAFKRKWQNKRKAEGKPFDKPNIVTGANVQVCWEKFARYFEVELKEVKLSEGYYVMDPEQAVEMVDENTICVAAILGSTLNGEFEDVKLLNDLLVLKNKETGWDTPIHVDAASGGFIAPFLYPELEWDFRLPLVKSINVSGHKYGLVYAGIGWVVWRNKEDLPEELIFHINYLGADQPTFTLNFSKGSSQVIAQYYQLIRLGHEGYRNVMENCRENMIVLREGLEKTGRFNIVSKEEGVPLVAFSLKDSSSHTEFEISDMLRRYGWIVPAYTMPPNAQHITVLRVVIREDFSRTLAERLVIDIEKVMRELDELPSRVIHKISLEEEKSEANGDNLMVTVKKTDMEKQREIINGWKKFVSDRKKTNGIC, from the exons ATGGTGCTCTCTCACGCCGCATCGGATTCGGACGTCTCCGTCCACTCCACATTCGCGTCACGATACGTTCGAACTTCACTTCCTAG GTTCAAGATGCCGGAAAACTCGATTCCAAAAGAAGCGGCGTATCAGATAATAAACGATGAGTTGATGCTTGACGGTAATCCAAGGCTAAACTTGGCCTCCTTCGTGACCACGTGGATGGAGCCTGAGTGCGACAAGCTCATCATGGCTTCCATTAACAAGAACTATGTCGACATGGACGAGTACCCTGTCACCACCGAACTTCAG AACCGATGTGTGAACATGATTGCACATCTATTCAACGCACCTTTAGGAGAGACAGAGACAGCCGTTGGAGTAGGGACCGTTGGATCATCTGAGGCCATAATGTTGGCCGGTTTGGCCTTTAAGCGTAAATGGCAGAACAAGCGTAAAGCGGAAGGCAAACCTTTTGATAAACCCAACATTGTCACTGGAGCTAATGTTCAA GTGTGTTGGGAGAAATTCGCTAGGTACTTTGAGGTTGAGCTTAAGGAAGTGAAACTAAGCGAAGGGTATTATGTGATGGACCCGGAGCAAGCTGTTGAGATGGTCGATGAGAACACTATATGTGTTGCGGCTATTCTTGGTTCCACTCTTAATGGAGAATTTGAAGATGTCAAACTCTTGAATGATCTCTTGGTCCTAAAGAACAAAGAAACCGG ATGGGACACACCAATCCATGTGGATGCGGCAAGTGGAGGATTCATAGCACCGTTTTTGTATCCAGAATTGGAATGGGACTTTAGACTGCCTTTGGTGAAGAGTATAAATGTGAGTGGTCACAAGTATGGACTTGTGTACGCAGGAATTGGTTGGGTGGTTTGGAGAAACAAAGAGGATTTGCCCGAGGAACTCATCTTCCATATCAATTATCTTGGTGCTGACCAACCCACTTTTACGCTCAATTTCTCCAAAG GTTCGAGTCAAGTCATAGCTCAATACTACCAACTCATTCGATTGGGCCACGAG GGTTATAGAAATGTGATGGAGAATTGCAGAGAGAATATGATCGTGTTAAGGGAAGGACTTGAGAAGACAGGAAGGTTCAACATCGTATCAAAAGAAGAGGGAGTACCGCTTGTCGCTTTCTCCTTGAAAGACAGCAGCTCTCACACTGAGTTCGAAATCTCCGACATGCTTCGCAG GTACGGATGGATAGTGCCGGCATATACAATGCCTCCTAACGCACAACACATAACTGTTCTTCGAGTGGTCATCAGAGAAGATTTTTCAAGAACACTCGCAGAGAGACTTGTGATCGATATTGAGAAAGTGATGCGTGAGCTCGATGAGCTTCCTTCACGAGTAATCCACAAAATTTCGCTGGAAGAGGAGAAGAGTGAAGCTAACGGCGATAACTTGATGGTGACGGTGAAGAAAACCGATATGGAGAAGCAGAGAGAGATCATCAATGGCTGGAAGAAGTTTGTTTCCGACAGGAAGAAGACAAATGGTATCTGTTAa
- the LOC125595113 gene encoding uncharacterized protein LOC125595113, with product MLWKFVCFSVLRVSKAGQVAPFDESETQGLNGVTECEPVCVLPREAEEREAPRLLRTPARFRLASCISSIQLIGRPDASQGAALITTTGSAAGRPSVFILSLAEEPYMVTRRSLQGDVSSECPIWTADCDRSGSRAAIGTNLGAGLVDLETEAGSYFLPSESHVLVLQFHQSGNIVH from the exons ATGCTTTGGAAGTTTGTTTGTTTCAGCGTACTGAGAGTTTCTAAAGCTGGACAAGTAGCACCCTTTGATGAGTCTGAAACTCAAGGTTTAAATGGTGTAACCGAGTGCGAACCAGTTTGTGTTCTTCCTCGCGAGGCAGAAGAAAGAGAAGCACCTAGGCTTCTACGGACACCTGCACGCTTTCGTTTAGCTTCTTGTATATCTTCTATTCAGTTGATTGGAAGACCTGATGCTTCTCAGGGGGCGGCATT GATAACTACAACGGGATCAGCTGCGGGAAGACCCTCGGTTTTCATCTTAAGTCTTGCTGAGGAACCGTACATGGTCACTCGGAGAAGCCTCCAAGGGGATGTTTCCTCAGAGTGTCCCATTTGGACAGCTGATTGTGATAGGAGTGGGAGTCGTGCAGCTATTGGTACCAACCTAGGAGCCGGTTTGGTTGATTTGGAAACAGAAGCTGGTTCTTACTTTCTCCCAAGTGAAAGCCATGTTTTGGTTCTACAGTTTCATCAATCG ggaAACATTGTTCATTGA
- the LOC106386323 gene encoding uncharacterized protein LOC106386323, with product MGNYASCALGNTTSSFSSSSSSSKVILPDGEVRHIHAPTKAAELMMEIPSFFLVDAKTLKIGRKLKPLAADDDLETRGCHVYVAFPMTRATSAANASDMARLFLAAKKQQRRRVRTAVKHCHNGRISPEGEDDVKMMSAGSKLMSLVDIDEFSAAEFMHRISNSKSKKPKLETIAEEESVLSGLEIKQLLELDFFNAFFNFRYCSRL from the coding sequence ATGGGAAACTACGCTTCTTGCGCTCTAGGCAACACaacctcttctttttcttcttcttcttcctcttcaaaaGTGATTCTCCCTGACGGTGAAGTGCGTCACATTCACGCGCCGACTAAAGCGGCTGAGCTTATGATGGAGATCCCGAGCTTTTTTCTCGTCGACGCCAAAACATTAAAGATCGGTCGGAAACTTAAACCGTTAGCCGCCGACGACGATCTCGAAACTAGAGGCTGTCACGTGTACGTCGCTTTTCCTATGACGCGTGCCACGTCAGCAGCAAACGCTTCGGACATGGCTCGGTTGTTTTTAGCCGCCAAGAAACAACAGCGCAGACGAGTCAGAACAGCCGTGAAACACTGTCACAACGGAAGGATTTCGCCGGAGGGAGAGGATGACGTCAAGATGATGTCGGCGGGATCTAAGCTGATGAGTTTAGTAGACATTGATGAGTTTTCTGCGGCGGAGTTTATGCATAGAATCTCGAATTCGAAATCTAAGAAACCGAAGCTGGAAACCATAGCTGAAGAAGAATCTGTCTTAAGCGGACTTGAAATCAAACAATTATTGGAACTTGATTTTTTCAAcgctttttttaattttaggtattGTTCTCGTTTGTAA
- the LOC111203909 gene encoding uncharacterized protein LOC111203909 — protein MGNYASCALSNITPSSSSSKVILPDGEVRHIHAPTKAAELMMEIPSFFLVDAKTLKIGRKLKPLAADDDLQTRGCHVYVAFPMTRATSAANASDMARLFLAAKKQQRRRVRTAVKHCHNGRISPEGEDDVKMMSAGSKLMSLVDIDEFSAAEFMHRISNSKSKKPKLETIAEEESILNGLEIKQLLELDFFNAFFNISYCSRL, from the coding sequence ATGGGAAACTACGCTTCTTGTGCTCTAAGCAACATAacgccttcttcttcttcttcaaaagtGATTCTCCCTGACGGTGAAGTGCGTCACATTCACGCGCCGACTAAAGCCGCTGAGCTTATGATGGAGATTCCGAGCTTCTTCCTCGTCGACGCCAAAACGTTAAAGATCGGTCGGAAACTTAAACCGTTAGCCGCCGACGACGATCTCCAAACTAGAGGCTGTCACGTGTACGTTGCTTTTCCTATGACGCGTGCCACGTCAGCAGCAAACGCTTCGGACATGGCTCGGTTGTTTTTAGCCGCCAAGAAACAACAGCGCAGACGAGTCAGAACAGCCGTGAAACACTGTCACAACGGAAGGATTTCGCCGGAGGGAGAGGATGACGTCAAGATGATGTCGGCGGGATCTAAGCTGATGAGTTTAGTAGACATTGATGAGTTTTCTGCGGCGGAGTTTATGCATAGAATCTCGAATTCGAAATCTAAGAAACCGAAGCTGGAAACCATAGCTGAAGAAGAATCTATCTTAAACGGACTTGAAATCAAACAATTATTGGAACTTGATTTTTTCAACgctttttttaatattagttaTTGTTCTCGTTTGTAG